One region of Eupeodes corollae chromosome 1, idEupCoro1.1, whole genome shotgun sequence genomic DNA includes:
- the LOC129942709 gene encoding general odorant-binding protein 99a-like, with protein MKTFLVIFAIIAAVVADEWVPKKFEEIKGIRAECLASNPLSTEQVDSLKAFIYPDEEPVRKYIQCCSEKLEIFCEHEGYHVDRIVKQFKLKMDEAEATAIVEKCVDKNEQKSSADVWVFRGHKCLMGSKIGDGIKEFVQKAMAKKA; from the exons atgaaaaccttcCTAGTTATTTTTGCCAtaatcgctgct GTTGTAGCTGATGAATGGGTTccaaagaaatttgaagaaatcaaGGGAATTCGTGCCGAATGCTTGGCCTCCAACCCATTATCAACGGAACAAGTTGATAGCTTGAAGGCATTTATTTATCCCGATGAGGAGCCTGTGCGCAAGTACATTCAATGTTGTAGCGAGAAATTGGAAATCTTCTGCGAGCACGAAGGATACCATGTTGATCGTATTGTCAAGCAATTCAAGTTGAAAATGGATGAAGCCGAAGCTACTGCCATTGTTGAGAAGTGCGTTGACAAGAACGAACAGAAGAGCAGTGCTGATGTTTGGGTGTTCCGTGGACACAAGTGTTTGATGGGCAGCAAGATCGGAGATGGAATCAAGGAATTCGTCCAGAAGGCTATGGCTAAGAAAGCTTAA